From Pseudomonas sp. stari2, a single genomic window includes:
- the typA gene encoding translational GTPase TypA — MIENLRNIAIIAHVDHGKTTLVDKLLRQSGTLERNELNDERVMDSNDQEKERGITILAKNTAINWNGYHINIVDTPGHADFGGEVERVMSMVDSVLLLVDAQDGPMPQTRFVTKKAFEAGLRPIVVINKVDRPGARPDWVLDQIFDLFDNLGATEEQLDFQVVYASALNGIAGLDHTAMAEDMTPLYQAVVDHVPAPAVDRDGPFQMQISALDYNSFLGVIGVGRIARGRVKPNTPVVAIDANGKRRNGRILKLMGHHGLHRVDVEEAAAGDIVCISGFDELFISDTLCDINNVEAMKPLTVDEPTVSMTFQVNDSPFCGKEGKFVTSRNIKDRLDKELLYNVALRVEEGDSADKFKVSGRGELHLSVLIETMRREGFELALGRPEVIIREVDGVKQEPFENVTIDIPEESQGKVMEEMGLRKGDLSNMVPDGKGRVRLEYNIPARGLIGFRNQFLTLTNGAGILTSIFDRYAPVKSGHMSGRQNGVLVSVETGKALTYSLETLQARGKLFVEHGQEIYNGQIVGQNSRDNDLGVNPTKGKKLDNMRASGKDETIALVPPVRFTLEQALEYIQEDELCEVTPKSIRLRKKILDESERTRAAKKAKA; from the coding sequence GTGATCGAAAATCTACGCAACATCGCCATCATTGCCCACGTTGACCATGGTAAGACCACCCTGGTAGACAAACTCCTGCGTCAATCCGGCACCCTGGAGCGCAACGAGCTCAACGACGAGCGCGTGATGGACTCCAACGACCAGGAAAAAGAGCGCGGCATTACCATTCTGGCGAAAAACACCGCCATTAACTGGAACGGCTACCACATCAACATCGTGGACACCCCGGGCCACGCCGACTTCGGCGGCGAAGTTGAGCGCGTAATGTCCATGGTTGACTCCGTGCTGCTGCTGGTCGACGCTCAAGACGGCCCTATGCCGCAAACCCGTTTCGTGACCAAGAAGGCTTTCGAAGCCGGCCTGCGTCCAATCGTGGTCATCAACAAGGTTGACCGTCCGGGCGCGCGTCCTGACTGGGTTCTGGACCAGATCTTCGATCTGTTCGACAACCTGGGCGCTACCGAAGAACAACTGGACTTCCAGGTTGTTTACGCTTCGGCCCTGAACGGTATCGCCGGTCTGGACCACACCGCCATGGCGGAAGACATGACCCCGCTGTACCAAGCGGTTGTCGACCACGTTCCAGCTCCGGCTGTTGACCGTGACGGTCCGTTCCAGATGCAGATCTCCGCTCTGGACTACAACAGCTTCCTGGGTGTTATCGGTGTTGGCCGTATCGCTCGTGGTCGCGTCAAGCCGAACACTCCGGTTGTGGCTATCGACGCCAACGGCAAGCGCCGCAACGGCCGTATCCTGAAGCTGATGGGTCACCACGGTCTGCACCGCGTTGACGTTGAAGAAGCAGCGGCCGGTGACATCGTCTGCATCAGCGGTTTCGACGAGCTGTTCATCTCCGACACCCTGTGCGACATCAACAACGTCGAGGCGATGAAGCCTCTGACCGTTGACGAGCCAACCGTTTCCATGACCTTCCAGGTAAACGACTCGCCATTCTGCGGTAAAGAAGGCAAGTTCGTGACCTCCCGTAACATCAAGGATCGTCTGGACAAAGAGCTGCTGTACAACGTTGCACTGCGCGTTGAAGAAGGCGACTCGGCTGACAAGTTCAAGGTATCCGGCCGTGGTGAGCTGCACCTGTCGGTACTGATCGAAACCATGCGTCGCGAAGGCTTCGAGCTGGCCCTGGGCCGTCCTGAAGTGATCATCCGTGAAGTTGACGGCGTGAAGCAGGAACCGTTCGAAAACGTAACCATCGACATCCCTGAAGAATCCCAGGGCAAGGTCATGGAAGAGATGGGTCTGCGTAAAGGCGACCTGAGCAACATGGTGCCGGATGGCAAAGGCCGTGTTCGTCTGGAATACAACATCCCTGCTCGCGGTCTGATCGGTTTCCGTAACCAGTTCCTGACCCTGACCAACGGTGCTGGCATCCTGACCTCGATCTTCGACCGTTACGCTCCAGTGAAGTCGGGCCACATGTCCGGCCGTCAGAACGGCGTTCTGGTTTCGGTTGAAACCGGCAAGGCGCTGACCTACTCCCTGGAAACCCTGCAGGCTCGTGGCAAGCTGTTCGTAGAACACGGCCAGGAGATCTACAACGGTCAGATCGTTGGTCAGAACTCCCGCGACAACGACCTGGGTGTGAACCCAACCAAAGGCAAGAAGCTCGACAACATGCGTGCTTCGGGTAAAGACGAAACCATCGCTCTGGTCCCACCTGTTCGCTTCACTCTGGAACAGGCTCTGGAATACATCCAGGAAGACGAGCTGTGCGAAGTTACTCCTAAGTCCATCCGTCTTCGCAAGAAGATCCTGGACGAAAGCGAGCGTACCCGCGCTGCCAAGAAAGCCAAGGCGTAA
- a CDS encoding YkgJ family cysteine cluster protein: MMKPNLIAAAEIDRLDTWAKYSAPMCGSCVSSCCTLPVEVKIKDLVRIGVVDEFELGDPPKNIAKRLQKEGLVERFNQKSGIFTLQRMSNNDCYYLDRKSRLCTIYDKRPDTCRNHPKIGPRPGYCAYKPKEVERVQNSRSIEKF; encoded by the coding sequence ATGATGAAGCCCAACCTGATCGCCGCAGCCGAGATCGACCGTCTCGATACCTGGGCCAAATATTCGGCCCCGATGTGCGGCTCGTGCGTTTCCAGCTGCTGCACGCTGCCGGTCGAGGTCAAGATCAAGGATCTGGTGCGAATCGGTGTGGTCGACGAATTCGAACTGGGCGACCCGCCGAAGAACATCGCCAAGCGCCTGCAAAAGGAAGGCCTGGTGGAACGCTTCAACCAGAAGTCGGGGATCTTCACCCTGCAGCGCATGAGCAACAACGATTGCTACTACCTGGATCGTAAGAGCCGGCTGTGCACCATTTATGACAAGCGCCCGGACACCTGCCGCAACCACCCGAAGATCGGCCCGCGCCCGGGATATTGCGCGTACAAGCCGAAGGAAGTGGAGCGGGTGCAGAATTCGCGGTCGATCGAGAAGTTCTGA
- a CDS encoding glycogen/starch/alpha-glucan phosphorylase, whose protein sequence is MTQEPLVREAEVAAFRDAVLTKLTYAVGKDPDHAFDHDWFEAIALAARDHMVEHWMDHTRQIYRKGQKRVYYLSLEFLIGRLLYDSLSNLGLLDVAREALTELGVDLERIRLLEPDAALGNGGLGRLAACFMESMSTLGIAGHGYGIRYEHGLFRQAIVDGWQQEQTEHWLDFGNPWEFERPEVVYTIGFGGSVETVTDVSGKSKQVWHPAETVRAIAYDTPVVGWRGASVNTLRLWRARAMEDLHLERFNAGDHLGAVAEVARAESISRVLYPADSTEAGQELRLRQEYFFVAASLQDLLRRHRNMHTSVLTLGDHAAIQLNDTHPSIAVAELMRQLVDVYDVAWDAAWQVTVDTLSYTNHTLLPEALETWPVGLMERMLPRHMQIIYLINAQHIDSLRAKGIHDFDVLRAVSLIEEDNGRRVRMGNLAFLGSHSVNGVSGLHTQLMRKTVFAELHKLYPERINNKTNGITFRRWLFQANAELTSMLVDALGPDVLDNPEERLLDLEPFAEKAAFRKAFAEQRLHSKKALAYLIHERLGIAVNPAAMFDVQVKRIHEYKRQLLNLMHTVALYQAIRAEPEIDWVPRVKIFAGKAAASYHQAKLIIKLTNDVARVVNNDPTVRGLLKVVFLPNYNVSLAESIIPAADLSEQISTAGFEASGTSNMKFGLNGALTIGTLDGANVEMCERIGAEHMFIFGLSAQQVEARKQNHEFSAVPDIAASHRLNDVLQAIRSGVFSPDDTSRYTGLIDSLVDYDRFLVCADFDSYWEAQMRVDALWHDSNNWWRSAVLNTARMGWFSSDRTIREYATDIWKALE, encoded by the coding sequence ATGACTCAAGAACCACTAGTTCGCGAAGCAGAGGTGGCCGCATTCCGCGACGCCGTCCTGACCAAACTCACCTACGCGGTGGGCAAAGACCCGGATCACGCCTTCGACCATGACTGGTTCGAAGCCATTGCGCTGGCGGCGCGCGATCACATGGTCGAGCACTGGATGGACCACACCCGGCAGATCTACCGCAAAGGTCAGAAGCGGGTGTATTACCTCTCGCTGGAGTTTCTTATCGGCCGTTTGCTCTACGACAGCCTGAGCAACCTCGGCCTGCTTGACGTTGCCCGTGAGGCGCTGACCGAACTGGGCGTGGACCTGGAGCGCATCCGCCTGCTGGAACCTGACGCGGCACTGGGTAACGGTGGCCTCGGACGGCTGGCGGCGTGCTTCATGGAAAGCATGTCGACCCTCGGCATCGCCGGTCACGGTTATGGCATTCGCTATGAGCACGGGCTGTTCCGCCAGGCCATCGTCGACGGCTGGCAGCAGGAGCAGACCGAGCACTGGCTGGATTTCGGCAACCCGTGGGAGTTCGAGCGGCCGGAGGTCGTCTACACCATCGGCTTCGGCGGCAGCGTCGAGACCGTCACCGATGTCAGCGGCAAGAGCAAACAGGTCTGGCACCCGGCGGAAACCGTTCGGGCAATTGCCTATGACACTCCGGTGGTCGGCTGGCGCGGGGCAAGCGTCAATACCTTGCGTCTGTGGCGCGCCCGGGCGATGGAGGACTTGCACCTGGAGCGCTTCAACGCCGGTGACCACCTGGGTGCTGTGGCCGAAGTGGCCCGGGCCGAAAGTATCTCCCGCGTGCTCTACCCGGCGGACAGCACCGAGGCCGGTCAGGAACTGCGCCTGCGTCAGGAATACTTCTTCGTCGCCGCCTCGCTTCAGGATCTTCTGCGTCGTCATCGCAACATGCACACCTCGGTGCTGACTCTGGGCGATCACGCGGCGATCCAGCTCAACGACACGCACCCCTCGATTGCCGTCGCCGAACTGATGCGCCAACTGGTGGACGTCTACGACGTGGCGTGGGACGCGGCGTGGCAAGTCACCGTCGACACGCTGTCGTACACCAACCACACGCTGTTGCCTGAAGCACTGGAAACCTGGCCGGTGGGGTTGATGGAACGGATGCTGCCGCGGCACATGCAGATCATTTACCTGATCAACGCCCAGCACATCGATTCGCTGCGGGCCAAGGGCATTCACGATTTCGACGTGCTGCGCGCGGTGTCGCTGATCGAAGAGGACAACGGTCGCCGGGTACGCATGGGCAATCTTGCGTTCCTCGGCTCCCACAGCGTCAACGGCGTGTCCGGGCTGCACACGCAGTTGATGCGCAAGACCGTGTTCGCCGAACTGCACAAGCTCTATCCGGAGCGGATCAACAACAAGACCAACGGCATCACCTTCCGCCGCTGGCTGTTCCAGGCCAACGCCGAACTGACCTCGATGCTGGTGGATGCCCTCGGCCCGGATGTGCTGGACAACCCCGAAGAGCGTCTGCTGGACCTTGAGCCGTTCGCCGAGAAAGCAGCGTTCCGCAAGGCCTTCGCCGAACAGCGACTGCACAGCAAGAAAGCATTGGCTTACCTGATTCACGAACGACTGGGGATCGCGGTCAACCCGGCGGCGATGTTCGATGTGCAGGTCAAAAGGATTCACGAATACAAACGTCAGTTGCTCAACCTGATGCACACCGTGGCGTTGTATCAGGCGATTCGGGCCGAGCCTGAAATCGATTGGGTGCCGAGGGTCAAGATCTTCGCCGGCAAAGCGGCGGCCAGTTATCACCAGGCCAAGCTGATCATCAAACTGACCAATGATGTCGCCCGGGTGGTGAACAACGACCCGACCGTGCGCGGTCTGCTCAAGGTGGTGTTCCTGCCCAACTACAACGTCAGCCTGGCCGAGAGCATCATCCCGGCGGCGGATTTGTCGGAGCAGATTTCCACTGCCGGTTTCGAAGCCTCGGGCACCAGCAACATGAAGTTCGGCCTCAACGGCGCGTTGACCATCGGTACCCTTGACGGTGCCAACGTGGAAATGTGCGAGCGCATCGGCGCCGAGCACATGTTCATCTTCGGCCTGAGTGCCCAGCAGGTCGAAGCGCGCAAGCAGAACCACGAGTTCAGCGCCGTGCCGGACATTGCGGCGTCCCATCGCCTCAATGACGTGTTGCAGGCGATCCGCAGCGGCGTTTTCTCGCCGGACGACACCTCGCGCTATACCGGGTTGATCGATTCGCTGGTGGACTACGACCGCTTCCTGGTCTGCGCCGACTTCGATTCTTACTGGGAAGCGCAGATGCGCGTCGACGCGCTCTGGCACGATTCCAACAACTGGTGGCGTTCGGCGGTGCTGAACACCGCGCGGATGGGCTGGTTCTCGTCGGACCGGACGATTCGTGAGTACGCCACGGATATCTGGAAGGCACTGGAGTAA
- a CDS encoding DUF2339 domain-containing protein encodes MQWMFMLIGLLLGWLLDESFSSALLGALLGLAIGQTIRIMRLGSQVAEQQQQLEQAKVALQGVAQRLYLLEGSPSHAVPAPSVEPVPEPLVEPAEVAEEAATPELVWELPPELEPLSAVASEASQPLPADVWRLDAVTPDTPEPQQPAEPRGPNLIERGISAARNWLFGGNTVLRVGVVLLFFGLAFLLRYATEGMVVPIEMRYAGVAAAALGLLALGWWLRHRNSSYALMLQGTGIAVLYLTVFAAMRLHPLLDPSAALGLLVAVTVFSAILAITQDSLALACVAALGGFAAPILTSTGAGNHVALFSYFALLNAGILAIAWFKAWRLLNLIGFAGTFGIGFAWGVRSYTPELLWSTEPFLILFFLMYLAIGLLFARRKLLDMPDAPADGDREALLNWSARKGDYVDGTMLFGPPLVGFGLQFALVQHLEFAAAFSALALGMIYMTLARVLMGGRALLLGETCLALGVIFASLAIPLGLDARWTSAAWAVEGAGIFWLGLRQHRPFARAFALLLQLGSALAFLSQLRVGESSLLDGAPLGALMLGIALLFSFYQLRKALPEQVSPWERQGLPVLASLGLTFLYLLAPLFFFVQATAISWALAGLVTLFVGLRLQSRTFLFCAFAVQLLGGALFLLRLQGAGEDSAAVFSAGWSGLLSASLIGLALIAGMLLAARDEMVRNDVRLLRGLSVVLLAGLVLINLAVLFVLPWQTASAVWAASGLLIIWLSLYLKQRVSFVFGLLLQLIGGAAFLLAGPELLGPLSSEGLRPLAHGGFWTPLVLGLAAMIGAWRLQLGNHASAFDVLSLQRLSEVLLVWGAGWWALAWVSEVLRFAPLNLQATLLLVVAALSVALWTVLALRLKWPPLGLLCTLLIPAAGLVLLAAWHSRYHPAANFGWLAWAAVFAVHFFSLRRLAPMLPARALNTAHVLGCWLLIGMLALELRYGLLLLSEQYNAWRWLGWAILPSVYLLLMAAPRQWPWPVAAFPREYRLFAAAPLAVLMLVWFWLANGVSDGNAEPLPYVPLINPLELGLLIALFSVYVWSRSAVAELSIRKDYAAHASQLIAGVSLFAFCTALVTRAAHHWAGIPFELDLLLESMLVQAGLSIVWTLMALGLMIGGHLRHRREVWLIGAALIALVVAKLIFVELSNRGGLARIVSFIGVGVLLLVVGYFAPLPPKRVEAAPEADKPAPETEGVSS; translated from the coding sequence ATGCAATGGATGTTCATGTTGATCGGGCTGCTGCTCGGTTGGCTGCTCGACGAATCGTTCAGTTCTGCGCTATTGGGCGCGTTGCTGGGCCTGGCGATCGGGCAGACGATCCGCATCATGCGGCTCGGCTCGCAGGTGGCGGAGCAACAGCAGCAACTTGAACAGGCGAAGGTGGCGTTGCAAGGCGTCGCGCAGCGTCTGTATCTGCTGGAGGGATCGCCTTCTCACGCAGTGCCGGCACCAAGTGTGGAGCCGGTCCCCGAGCCGTTGGTCGAGCCCGCCGAGGTCGCCGAAGAAGCTGCGACCCCTGAACTGGTCTGGGAGTTGCCGCCCGAACTCGAACCTCTCTCCGCCGTCGCCAGTGAAGCCAGTCAGCCGCTACCGGCCGATGTCTGGCGTCTCGACGCTGTAACCCCGGACACTCCCGAACCGCAGCAACCTGCCGAACCCCGTGGCCCGAACCTCATCGAGCGCGGCATCAGTGCTGCGCGCAACTGGTTGTTCGGGGGCAACACCGTGCTGCGGGTGGGCGTGGTGCTGTTGTTCTTTGGTCTGGCCTTCCTGCTGCGTTACGCCACCGAAGGCATGGTGGTGCCGATCGAAATGCGTTATGCCGGAGTCGCGGCAGCAGCACTGGGGTTGCTGGCGCTGGGCTGGTGGTTGCGCCATCGCAACAGCAGTTACGCCTTGATGCTGCAAGGCACCGGGATCGCGGTGTTGTACCTGACGGTATTTGCGGCGATGCGTCTGCACCCGCTGCTCGATCCGTCCGCTGCGCTGGGATTGCTGGTGGCGGTGACGGTGTTCTCGGCCATTCTGGCTATTACTCAGGATTCTCTCGCTCTGGCTTGCGTTGCCGCGTTGGGCGGTTTCGCCGCGCCGATCCTGACCTCTACCGGCGCCGGCAACCATGTCGCGCTGTTCAGTTATTTCGCGTTGCTTAACGCAGGCATCCTGGCCATTGCGTGGTTCAAGGCCTGGCGTCTGCTCAACCTGATCGGCTTCGCCGGCACCTTCGGCATCGGATTCGCCTGGGGTGTGCGTTCGTATACGCCGGAACTGCTGTGGAGTACCGAGCCGTTCCTGATTCTGTTCTTCCTGATGTACCTGGCCATCGGCCTGCTGTTCGCCCGACGCAAGTTGCTGGACATGCCGGACGCCCCGGCGGATGGCGATCGCGAGGCGCTGCTGAATTGGTCGGCGCGCAAGGGTGACTACGTCGACGGCACCATGCTGTTCGGTCCGCCGCTGGTGGGTTTTGGTCTGCAATTTGCGTTGGTGCAGCATCTGGAATTCGCCGCTGCGTTCAGCGCATTGGCGCTTGGCATGATTTACATGACGCTCGCCCGGGTGCTGATGGGCGGTCGCGCCTTGTTACTGGGCGAGACCTGCCTTGCGCTCGGCGTGATTTTCGCCAGCCTGGCGATTCCATTGGGGCTGGATGCGCGCTGGACATCTGCTGCCTGGGCGGTGGAGGGCGCAGGGATTTTCTGGCTTGGCCTGCGTCAGCACCGGCCGTTCGCCCGGGCTTTTGCATTGCTGCTGCAACTGGGCTCGGCGCTGGCGTTTCTCAGCCAGTTGCGTGTCGGCGAAAGCAGCCTGCTCGACGGTGCGCCGCTGGGCGCGTTGATGCTGGGCATTGCGTTGCTGTTCAGTTTCTATCAATTGCGCAAGGCGTTGCCGGAGCAGGTTTCACCGTGGGAGCGTCAGGGCTTGCCGGTATTGGCGAGTCTTGGTCTGACTTTTCTCTATCTGCTGGCACCGTTGTTTTTCTTCGTCCAGGCCACGGCCATCAGTTGGGCATTGGCGGGTCTGGTGACCTTGTTCGTTGGCTTGCGCCTGCAATCGCGCACGTTCCTGTTCTGCGCATTTGCCGTACAACTGCTGGGCGGGGCGTTGTTCCTGTTGCGCCTGCAAGGAGCAGGCGAGGATTCGGCGGCCGTGTTCAGCGCCGGTTGGAGCGGTTTGCTCAGCGCCTCGCTGATTGGTCTGGCGTTGATCGCCGGCATGCTGTTGGCGGCGCGCGACGAGATGGTGCGCAACGATGTGCGGCTGTTGCGCGGTTTGTCGGTAGTGCTGTTGGCGGGGTTGGTGTTGATCAACCTGGCGGTGTTGTTCGTCCTGCCGTGGCAAACCGCGAGCGCCGTGTGGGCGGCGAGTGGGTTGCTGATCATCTGGCTCAGTCTGTATCTCAAGCAGCGCGTGAGTTTTGTCTTCGGTCTGTTGTTGCAATTGATCGGCGGCGCGGCGTTTTTGCTGGCCGGTCCGGAGTTGCTCGGGCCGCTGTCCAGCGAAGGTCTGCGACCACTGGCCCATGGCGGATTCTGGACGCCGCTGGTGCTGGGGCTGGCGGCGATGATCGGGGCTTGGCGCCTGCAACTGGGCAATCACGCTTCGGCGTTCGATGTGCTGAGTTTGCAGCGGTTGTCCGAAGTGTTGCTGGTGTGGGGCGCCGGTTGGTGGGCGCTGGCGTGGGTCAGTGAAGTGCTGCGTTTTGCGCCACTGAATCTGCAGGCAACGCTGTTGCTGGTGGTTGCCGCGCTGAGCGTCGCGTTGTGGACGGTGTTGGCATTGCGCCTGAAATGGCCGCCGCTCGGTCTACTATGCACCTTGCTGATTCCGGCGGCCGGGCTGGTGTTGCTCGCCGCGTGGCACTCGCGTTATCACCCGGCGGCCAATTTCGGCTGGCTGGCGTGGGCGGCAGTGTTCGCGGTGCATTTCTTCAGCCTGCGGCGTCTGGCGCCGATGTTGCCGGCGCGAGCCTTGAACACGGCCCATGTGCTCGGCTGCTGGCTGCTGATCGGCATGCTGGCGCTGGAGCTGCGCTACGGCCTGCTGCTGTTGTCCGAGCAGTACAATGCCTGGCGCTGGCTGGGCTGGGCGATTCTGCCGAGTGTGTATCTGTTGCTGATGGCCGCACCGCGTCAATGGCCGTGGCCGGTGGCGGCGTTCCCTCGCGAGTACCGCTTGTTCGCGGCAGCGCCGCTGGCGGTGCTGATGCTCGTCTGGTTCTGGCTGGCGAACGGGGTGAGCGACGGCAACGCCGAACCGCTGCCTTACGTTCCGCTGATCAACCCGTTGGAGCTGGGTCTGTTGATCGCGTTGTTCAGTGTCTATGTCTGGTCGCGCAGTGCGGTAGCCGAGCTGTCGATCCGCAAGGATTACGCCGCTCACGCTTCGCAACTGATCGCCGGTGTTTCTCTGTTCGCCTTCTGCACTGCGTTGGTGACCCGCGCCGCACACCATTGGGCGGGGATCCCGTTCGAGCTCGACCTGTTGCTCGAATCAATGCTGGTGCAGGCCGGGCTGTCCATCGTCTGGACGCTGATGGCGCTCGGATTGATGATCGGCGGGCACCTGCGCCATCGCCGCGAAGTGTGGCTGATCGGTGCGGCGCTGATTGCGCTGGTGGTGGCGAAACTGATTTTTGTCGAACTGAGCAACCGTGGCGGGCTGGCGCGGATCGTCTCGTTTATCGGCGTCGGTGTGTTGCTGCTGGTGGTGGGCTACTTCGCGCCGCTGCCGCCCAAACGCGTCGAAGCTGCACCGGAGGCGGACAAACCGGCCCCGGAAACCGAAGGAGTGTCGTCTTGA
- a CDS encoding DUF3999 domain-containing protein, whose product MSRKLNLGWLLLGVAMTAGAQEKPADFAALVPLSVSGAGPWYRLEMPLSVQLQARQTDLSDLRVFNAAGEPQAYALARESAQTRDDGHMNTVKWFPLYNSADATERAPSVRVQSTTTGTLVEVQPSSQLEAGEEVLRGWLLDASAIKAPLQQLILDWTSERDGFQRFSIEASDDLQHWQPWGEGQVARLTFSDERIEQHEVALPGQSARYLRLLWDSPNAAPTLTSVQLKSSDPQNLPLPLVWSPALAGSSTKAGEYTWQLPMGLNVERVQVELKQPNSLAPVMLSGRRETSLPWQPLSSGLLYRLTQNGQDVVQNELQLYGQTVQQLKLTVDERGGGLGEQAPSIKYAVRATQVIFLARGDGPYSLALGNPTVRTANLPLSTLIPDFKPEKLATLGKATVQGDAVATQTTTATTAAVAETNWKKIGLWAVLLLSVLFLAAMAFSLLRKPPAKS is encoded by the coding sequence TTGAGTCGCAAGCTTAATCTCGGGTGGCTGTTGCTGGGCGTGGCCATGACGGCCGGCGCTCAGGAAAAACCGGCGGACTTCGCCGCGCTGGTGCCGTTGTCGGTCAGTGGCGCAGGCCCGTGGTATCGCCTCGAAATGCCGCTGAGCGTGCAGTTGCAGGCGCGCCAGACCGACCTCAGTGACCTGCGGGTGTTCAACGCCGCCGGTGAACCGCAGGCCTATGCGCTGGCCCGGGAATCGGCGCAGACCCGCGATGACGGCCACATGAACACGGTGAAGTGGTTTCCGCTGTATAACTCGGCGGATGCCACCGAACGTGCGCCGAGTGTGCGGGTGCAGTCCACGACCACCGGCACGCTGGTGGAAGTGCAGCCCTCCAGCCAGCTGGAAGCGGGCGAGGAAGTGCTGCGCGGCTGGCTGCTGGATGCCAGTGCAATCAAGGCACCTTTGCAGCAACTGATCCTCGACTGGACCAGCGAGCGCGACGGCTTCCAGCGTTTCAGCATCGAGGCCAGCGACGACCTGCAGCACTGGCAACCGTGGGGTGAAGGCCAGGTCGCGCGCCTGACTTTTTCCGATGAGCGCATCGAACAGCATGAAGTCGCGCTGCCGGGGCAATCGGCGCGCTATCTGCGGCTGTTGTGGGATTCGCCCAATGCAGCACCAACGCTGACCTCGGTGCAATTGAAAAGCAGCGACCCGCAAAACCTGCCGTTGCCGCTGGTCTGGTCGCCAGCGCTGGCCGGCAGCAGCACCAAGGCCGGGGAATACACCTGGCAGTTACCGATGGGGCTGAATGTCGAACGGGTCCAGGTTGAGTTGAAACAACCCAACAGCCTGGCGCCGGTGATGCTCTCGGGGCGCCGCGAAACCAGTCTGCCGTGGCAACCGTTGAGCAGCGGCTTACTCTATCGCCTGACCCAGAATGGCCAGGACGTGGTGCAGAACGAATTGCAGCTTTACGGCCAGACCGTCCAGCAGTTGAAGCTGACGGTCGACGAACGCGGCGGCGGCCTCGGCGAGCAGGCGCCGAGCATCAAGTACGCGGTGCGCGCCACACAGGTGATCTTCCTTGCTCGCGGTGACGGGCCTTACAGCCTGGCGCTGGGCAATCCGACGGTGAGAACGGCGAACCTGCCGCTGAGCACGCTGATCCCCGACTTCAAACCGGAGAAGCTGGCCACGCTGGGCAAGGCCACGGTGCAGGGCGATGCAGTCGCGACGCAGACAACGACGGCGACGACAGCAGCTGTCGCCGAGACCAACTGGAAGAAAATCGGATTGTGGGCGGTATTACTGTTGAGTGTGCTGTTTCTGGCCGCGATGGCCTTCAGTCTGCTGCGCAAGCCGCCGGCCAAGTCCTGA
- a CDS encoding class 1 fructose-bisphosphatase, protein MSRVTLSRYLIEQTRSNNTPADLRFLIEVVARACKEISHAVSKGALGGVLGSMGTENVQGEVQKKLDVLSNEILLEANEWGGHLAGMASEEMDNAYQIPGKYPKGAYLLVFDPLDGSSNIDINAPVGTIFSVLRCPNEYLSQNEALNEKAFLQPGTQQVAAGYAIYGPQTMLILTLGNGVKGFTLDREMGSFVLTHEDITIPESTQEFAINMSNQRHWEAPVQRYVSELLAGEEGPLKKNYNMRWVAAMVADVHRILTRGGLFMYPRDSREPSKPGKLRLMYEANPMSFLVEQAGGASTDGHQRILDIQPEGLHQRVAVFLGSKEEVARATAYHKE, encoded by the coding sequence ATGTCCCGCGTTACCCTGAGTCGCTATTTGATTGAGCAGACCCGCAGCAACAACACTCCTGCCGATCTGCGCTTCCTGATCGAAGTGGTGGCGCGTGCCTGCAAAGAGATCAGCCACGCCGTGTCCAAAGGCGCCCTGGGCGGTGTTCTGGGCAGCATGGGCACTGAGAACGTGCAAGGCGAAGTGCAGAAGAAGCTCGACGTACTGTCGAACGAAATCCTGCTCGAAGCCAACGAGTGGGGCGGTCACCTGGCCGGCATGGCGTCCGAAGAAATGGACAACGCCTACCAGATCCCGGGCAAATACCCGAAAGGCGCCTACCTGCTGGTATTCGACCCGCTGGACGGTTCGTCGAACATCGACATCAACGCGCCGGTCGGCACCATCTTCTCGGTACTGCGTTGCCCGAACGAATACCTGAGCCAGAACGAAGCCCTGAACGAAAAGGCCTTCCTGCAGCCAGGCACCCAGCAGGTTGCGGCCGGTTACGCGATCTACGGTCCGCAGACCATGCTGATCCTGACCCTGGGCAATGGCGTGAAGGGTTTCACCCTGGACCGCGAAATGGGCAGCTTCGTCCTGACTCACGAAGACATCACCATTCCTGAAAGCACCCAGGAATTCGCCATCAACATGTCCAACCAGCGTCACTGGGAAGCTCCGGTACAGCGCTACGTTTCGGAACTGCTGGCCGGTGAAGAAGGCCCGCTGAAAAAGAACTACAACATGCGTTGGGTCGCGGCGATGGTTGCCGACGTGCACCGCATCCTGACCCGTGGCGGTCTGTTCATGTACCCGCGCGACAGCCGCGAGCCGTCCAAGCCAGGCAAACTGCGCCTGATGTACGAAGCCAACCCGATGTCGTTCCTGGTGGAACAGGCGGGCGGCGCTTCCACCGACGGTCACCAGCGCATCCTCGACATCCAGCCTGAAGGCCTGCACCAGCGCGTAGCGGTGTTCCTCGGCTCGAAAGAAGAAGTCGCCCGCGCCACGGCTTACCACAAGGAATAA